In Campylobacter vulpis, a genomic segment contains:
- the dnaJ gene encoding molecular chaperone DnaJ — protein sequence MEISYYEILEITQNADKESIKKAYRKLALKYHPDRNQGDKEAEDKFKLINEAYEVLSDDEKRAIYDRYGKDALRSRAGGSAGFGDFEDIRDIFTSFFGEGFGGRKSRQKNNEDKFSADFVVGLNLSFKEAVFGCTKEIDFIYKNSCKTCSGSGAKDGKMQTCPKCQGRGQIVMKQSFLSFAQTCPDCNGSGSCASDKCPQCKGLGYEELKDRVELKVPEGVDSGMNLRVNEKGNITKNGIRGDLFVKIHAEEDETFIRDDEDIYIEFPVFFTQAILGQSVKVPTIRGEATLNLPKGAKDGQRFVLENEGVKSVRSSHIGRQIVQIAIKFPNSLNDEQTKLLEQLSESFGIKDGMHHEQKGLFDKIATWFKG from the coding sequence GTGGAAATAAGTTATTATGAGATTTTGGAAATCACACAAAATGCCGATAAAGAAAGTATTAAAAAAGCTTATAGAAAACTTGCTTTAAAATATCATCCTGATAGAAATCAAGGAGATAAAGAAGCTGAAGACAAATTTAAACTTATCAACGAAGCTTATGAGGTTTTAAGTGATGATGAAAAAAGAGCCATTTATGATAGATATGGTAAAGATGCTTTAAGGAGTAGGGCTGGCGGGAGTGCTGGTTTTGGTGATTTTGAAGATATCAGAGATATTTTTACGAGTTTTTTTGGCGAAGGTTTTGGCGGTAGGAAATCGCGACAAAAAAATAATGAAGATAAATTTAGTGCCGATTTTGTTGTGGGACTTAATCTTAGCTTTAAAGAAGCTGTTTTTGGCTGCACAAAAGAAATTGATTTTATTTATAAAAATTCGTGCAAGACCTGTAGTGGTAGTGGAGCAAAAGACGGCAAAATGCAAACTTGTCCTAAGTGTCAAGGTAGAGGACAAATTGTTATGAAACAAAGCTTTTTATCTTTTGCACAAACTTGTCCTGATTGTAATGGTAGTGGAAGCTGTGCGAGTGATAAATGTCCGCAGTGTAAGGGACTTGGCTATGAAGAGCTTAAAGATAGGGTTGAGCTTAAAGTTCCTGAGGGTGTAGATAGTGGAATGAATTTGAGAGTTAATGAAAAAGGAAATATCACAAAAAATGGTATCAGAGGGGATTTATTTGTCAAAATTCACGCAGAAGAAGATGAAACTTTTATCCGTGATGATGAGGATATTTATATAGAATTTCCCGTTTTTTTTACACAGGCTATTTTAGGTCAAAGCGTGAAAGTGCCTACAATTCGTGGTGAGGCGACCTTAAATTTGCCAAAAGGTGCAAAAGATGGACAAAGGTTTGTGCTTGAAAATGAGGGTGTTAAGAGTGTTCGTAGCTCACACATAGGTAGGCAAATCGTGCAAATTGCCATTAAATTTCCAAATTCACTCAACGATGAGCAAACAAAACTTTTAGAGCAATTAAGTGAAAGTTTTGGTATTAAAGATGGTATGCATCACGAGCAAAAGGGTTTATTTGACAAGATAGCTACTTGGTTTAAGGGCTAA